From the Engraulis encrasicolus isolate BLACKSEA-1 chromosome 18, IST_EnEncr_1.0, whole genome shotgun sequence genome, the window GATGCTATTTTCAGAGTTAATCAGACTAAAGCACAGCTTTCTTTTCCTGGAGCTTTGAGCTAGACAACACAAAAGGtgacagacagactgtgtgtgtgtgtgtgtgtgtgtgtgtgtgtgtgtgtgtgtgtgtgtgtgtgtgtgtgtgtgtgtgtatgtgtgcgtgtgtgtgtgtgtctgtgtgtgtgtgtgtgtgtgtgtgtgtgtgtgtgtgtgtgtgtgtgtgtgtgtgtgcagtctggtcTTGGGCATATGTGGTTGAAAGCATATTATCACAGGGATAATTGTAAatctctgtgtgagtgcgtgtgtgtgtaacgcaTGGGGGCAGATCTACCTTTGCAGTGAATGACGCGACGGTTTCCTGGAGGTCAGCACAAGGACAAGAAGAAGGTCAGCAGGAGGTCACAGCAAGGTCATTGCAATGTCACAACAAGGCCACatgacacccatacacacacacatacatcaacacacacacacacacacacacacacacacacacacacacacacacacatacacgcacacacactcacactcacacacacacacacatacacgcacacacactcacactcacacacatgcacgcacgcacgcacacacacacacacacacgcacagccaaatAACTAATGTCAGTGCTGTATACTCTCAGTGGCTGCCAAACTTTTTTGTTttgagacaatgtgtgtgtgtgtgtgtgtgtgtgtgtgtgtgtgtgtgtgtgtgtgtgtgtgtgtgtgtgtgtgtgtgtgtgtgtgtgtgtgttattaactcACCTGTCCCGGTCGCTGCTGGTTTCCTATAAGGGACAGAAAAAGGGTCAGTCGTtagttatacagacaaatatagtACCAAACAACAAcatagacaggtgtgtgtgtgtgtgtgtgtgtgtgtgtgtgtgtgtgcccgtgcatgtgtacatgtgtgtgtacatgtgtgtgtgtgtgtgtgtgtgtgtgtgtgtgtgtgtgtgtgtgtgtgtgtgtgtgtgtgtgtgtgtgtgtgtgtgtgtgagactactgcgtgtgtgtatgtatgtgcgtgtgtgtatgtgtgtgtgtgtgcatgtgtgtatatgtgcgtgtgtgtgcatgtgtgcgtgtgtgtttatgtgtgcgtgtgtgtgtgtgtgtgtacctgtcctgTAGTTTCTTGCAGGGGGTTGTGGTGCTGCTAGCAGAGCCAGTGCGAGGCTTACTGGGCGTACTGGGGGAGTCCTTTACACTGCTCACAGAACccctacagagagggagagagggaggagaggatgagaggacgagaaaaatgagaaaaagggaggaagagagaccaAGAGGATAGAAGTTTGCAGCattatggttattattattattattatgattatgattatgatgatgatgatgattattattattattattattattattattattattattattattattattattattattattattgtgattgtgattgttaaCGTTAAATCAATATAAATAAAACTACACCTTCAATATTAGTTATAATATAGCATTATTTCTATTACGGTGGTTAGTAATACTAGTAGCAATGTTAGTATTGTTATTACTTGTTGTATGATCAGTACAATGTTATTGTagcaaaatagtgtgtgtgtgtgtgtacatgtgtgtgtgtggcatgtacaGTGTATTTGTGTTACAGTAATACTCCATGCACAGATGGCTTGCTGACCTGTTCCGGTTTCCGCCACTGGAGGCCAGTGTGTTGGTGCTTCCACTGCTGCTCTTCTTCGCTGGTGCCGTGGAGGGCCGGCCAGACAGGGACAGGGAGGCGGGCCGGGTGGCTGCACACAGCAAATACAGATTACAGTGGACTTACACATACGGGAAAAGCGTTCATTGTAATATGCAGACAAGGTGGTTCAGGCCTGTACATCTGcaagtgccagtgtgtgtgtgtgtgtgtgtgtgtgtgtgtgtgtgtgtgtgtgtgtgtgtgtgtgtgtgtgtgtgtgtgtacagtacttttAGAGTTGCCTGGTTAACCCTAGACTTACAAagatttgacgtgtgtgtgtgtacctttcgaGGGTGTTTCTTCATGaggttggcctgtgtgtgtgtgtgtgtgtgtttgtgtgcgcgtgcatggttgtctgtgtgtgtgtgtccagtaccTTTGGACGGCGTTGTCTTCTTCATGaggttggcctgtgtgtgtgtgtgtgtgtgtgtgtgtgtgtgtgtgtgtgtgtgtgtgtgtgtgtgtgtgtgtgtgtgtgtgtgtgtgtgtgtgtgtgtgtgtgtgtgtgtgtgtgtgcgtgcgtgtgtgcgcgcgcacttccgtgcgtgcttgcatgcgtgtgtgcctgtgtgcttgcacgtgtgtgtgcgtgtacctttgGAGAGCGTTGTCTTCTTCATgagatggcctgtgtgtgtgtgtgtgtgtgcgtgtgtgtgtgtgtgtgtgtgtgtgtgtgtgtgtgtgtgtgtgtgtgtgtgtgtgtgtgtgtgtgtgtgtgtgtgtgtgtgtgtgtgtgcgtgtgtgtgcgtgtgtatttgtgtaccttTCGAGGACGTTGTCTTCTTCATGaggttggcctgtgtgtgtgtgtgtgtgtgtgtgtgtgtgtgtgtgtgtgtgtgtgtgtgtgtgtgtgtgtgtgtgtgtgtgtgtgtgtgtgtgtgtgtgtgtgtgtgtgtgtgtgtgtgtccagtactTCATGaggttggcctgtgtgtgtgtgtgtgtgtgtgtgtgtgtgtgtgtgtgtgtgtgtgtgtgtgtgtgtgtgtgtgtgtgtgtgtgtgtgtgtgtgtgtgtgtgtgtgtgtgtgtgtgtgtgtgtgtgtgtgtacctttcgaGGGTGTTTCTTCATGAggttggcctgtgtgtgtatgtgtgtgtgtgtgtgtgtgtgtgtgtgtgtgtgtgtgtgtgtgtgtgtgtgtgtgtgtgtgtgtgtgtgtgtgtgtgtgtgtgggtgtgtgtgtgtgtgtgtacctttggagGGCGTTGTCTTCCTCATGAGGttggcctgcgtgtgtgtgtgtgtgtgattgcgtgtgtgtgtgtgtgtgtgtgtgtgtgtgtgcgtgcgtttgtgtgtgtgtgtgtgtttgtgtgtgtgtgtgtgtgtgtgcgtgcgtgcgtgcatgcgtgtgtgtctgtgcgtatctgtgtgtgtacctttcgAGGGTGTTTCTTCatgaggttgggctgtgtgtgtgtgtgtgtgtttgtgagtgtgtgtgtgtgtgtgtgtgtgtgtgtgtgtgtgtgtgtgtgtgtgtgtgtgtgtgtatgtgtgtgtgtgtgtgtgtgtgtgtgtgtgtgtgtgtacctttggacGGCGTTGTCTTCCTCATGaggttggcctgtgtgtgtgtgtgtgtgtgtgtgtgtgtgtgtgtgtgtatgtgcttgtgtgtacctTTCGAGGGTGTTTCTTCATGaggttggcctgtgtgtgtgtgcgtgtgtttgtgtgtgtgtgtgtgcgtgtgtgtgtgtgtgtgtgtgtgtgtgtgtgtgtgtgtgtgtgtgtgtgtacctttggagGGCGTTGTCTTCCTCATGagattggcctgtgtgtgtgtgtgtgtgtgtgtgtgtgtgtgtgtgtgtgtgtgtgtgtgtgtgtgtgtgtgtgtgtgtgtgtgtgtgtgtgtgtgtgtgtgtgtgtgtgtgtacctttggagGGCGTTGTCTTCCTCATGAggtcggcctgtgtgtgtgtgtgcatgtgtccgtgtgtgcatgcgcgcgcgtgtgtgtgtgtgtgtgtgtgtgtgtgtgtgtacctttggagGGTGTTGTCTTCCTCATGAGGTCGGCCTGCGTCTCCTCTGACAGGTTGAGTCTCTTGAGGACGTCTGCCAGGGCCAACTTGAGCAGCTGGATCTCGTCCTCCTGCTGCTGCACACGCTGCTCCAGGAACGTCAGGCGCTCCGACACGTCCATACCAGACGCCGCCGAGCTGtggtcatctacacacacacacacacgcacgcacgcacgcacgcacgcacacacacacacgcacacacacacacacacacacacacacacacacacacacacacacacacacacacacacacacacacacacacacgtgagtatatacacacacatacagagacaaacacatagaggtgagtacacacagacacacacagacacacacagacacacacacacacacacacacacacacacacacacacacagacacacacacacacacacaagcatagtcagatacacgcaaacacatgctgCCCCAAAGATGAGAATTTTGACAGCAATACGTTGAATGAGTCACCTCTTAGTCACCACTGTGTGACCTCTGTTCACTTGTCTCTGACCTTTGAACCCTACATGACCTCTCTGCCAGCTGACTGACGCATCCTTGTTATCGCTTGACTGGCTTCCCCTGCCATTGCAcagcacactcactcattcatgcaGTGACCTCTGAGCCGCCTCAGTGTTCACTACTCCTCCGAACTCCGACCCCTATTCGACCTCTGTGTCATCTGACTGACCCTCCCCTAAACTAACAAAGTGTAAATTACAGTGCGTACACCGATGATAGAGTACTTATAGagatcaatgacacacacacacacacacgcacgcatgcacgcacacacgcacgcgcacacacgcacacacgcacacaggcacaggcacaggcacacacacacacacacacacacacacacacacacacacacacacacacacacacacacacacacacacacacacaatggtctgATGCCCTTGAGCCTAGTGTGGTGCATAACCCATTCAGAAATAAatgtctactctattctactctactctactctattctattcgactctactctattatactctaatctactctattctattcgactctactctattctactctactctactctactttcctcTACTACCAtactctagtccagtgtttcccaaccttttttgtcttgcgtaccccctaagcctttttgttataccatgagtaccccctcactcatgctctatatcccaatgtgactatgctccatacattttttcatttttccaagtaccccctgcagtgtgctcgcgtacccctagtggtacacgtacccctggttgggaaacactgctgtagtctactcctctactctactctactccactttctctactcttctctactttactctactactcACTGCTACtcttcaactctactctactactgcacTATAGCCTACACTGTATGTAATGGTGCTGTACTATATTTTACTACACTCTACTAccctactactctactgtactctactgtactgtcctCTACTCTTCTCGTCTCCTCATACCGTGGGGGTCCTACTCTTCCGATTTCCGTCCTGGGCAACACCCTTAAATCTGCAATATTAGCTTCAAGCTAATGAGGTAGGGAATGCATTTTAGGCTGGTGCTTACTGGGTTAGCTTTATCTACAAACACATATGCCCAATGACCACACAACAGAattccaggcacacacacacatatgggcacacacacacatggacacgcaaacacacacacatgcacggcaggCGTGTGCTACAGATGGCTCATCTTAAGCtgcacacacactggctgacTGCCAGCACTGCAGCTGAGATATGACCCACATGACacaagcagggtgtgtgtgtgtgtgtgtgtgtggtaagaggTAACCCACATCACACACTGTAGGTAAGAAGTGACCCATATCATATAATCGGGgcggtgtcacacacacacacacacacacacacacacacacacacacacacacacacacacacacacacacacacacacacacacacacacacacacacacacacacacagacacacacagacacacacagacacacacacacctctaatcaCTCTGATATGGTATGGGATAAGTAAGCTCTATGTATGTTGTACCAGTCTGTGTTGCACGATGGGATGTGTACTGTAGTGGTTTGGTCTCTATGGTTACCAGTCTGGTGTCTGGTGTCTATAGTTAAACATTTTGCATATTCTCCTCAATATTGTATtatagtttgtatgtgtgtgtgtgtgtgtgtccctgtcaaATATTTTATATTGCAGGAATATAATCCCCCAGGCACAAATGCACCCCCACACACGCGCCAACATAATCATATCATGCCAGAGTGTTAAGTTAAAAAATCAACTTCCGTCTATCGCGTCTGTGCATCACACCTTTGCATGTTAATTTGTGCACCGCAACGCTCTGTGACAGGTTTAGTTtacatggttttggtcaggggacAATTGTGCCAATTTACTCGCTTGTCTTGCTGTTCTTTGGCAGTAGTAAAGCAGCGGAAAccttgctttactgacaggttagggttaggcatggttttagtcagggcacagcagagcacttCCGCGTTTAGCAAAGGCGCCGCACCTCAACGTGGAATGCACTTGCGTGAAATAAATGCGCCTTTGCATGATGAgagtctgcccacacacacacacacacacacacacacacacacacacacacacacacacacacacacacacacacacacacacacacacacacacacacacacacacacacacagcgagagagagagagagagagagagagagagagagagagagagagagagagaaacacttgACAACAATAAACTTGTGACACCTTCATGCAcacctacatgtacagtatggacacacacacaattcacacacaattTTCAGTCAATGGAAACATTTCTACACTCTCTTGTGTAACAATAGGCGTGCAACACCTCTGCTGGGCCTGCTTCCATATGGAAGTACAggattaaaataggcctaatctaATCCCGGAACGCCGAGATTTACACCGACCTGAGATCCCTCACGTGAACCCTGCTTACATAACACatggaaaacaacacacacacacacacacacacacacacacacacacacacacacacacacacacacacacacacacacacacacacacacacacacacacacacacacacacacacacacacacacactacaagactAACTTATTGACCAGTGATTGATTGTTGGCCCGTATTTATTCACCATTTCTAGATAGGAATAAACATTGGGGTTTTCAGTCGCACTTACAACTAGCCACCTGTGGAGGATGGGGTGGAGCTAATTTGGTTCAAGGGGGTCTGCTCTCTCAGCCATTCTACTGTTTGTTGGCCAGGAGCAGACCACAGAACAGAACTGAAGGATCTGATACACAcatggagaggacacacacacacacacgcacacatgcacacacacacacacacacacaccagggatggaaataagcacccgtccacctgccattGACGGggaaatttcagtggtgactggtaaatttttcaatccaccagtcactttgactggtaaaaacagtgagtgactggtagattttgaaatctacctgccaccgtgactggtgggggaaaaaacttaagttccacccctgacacacacacacacccacacccacccacacacgcaccacacacacacacacacacacacacacacacacacacacacacacacacacacacacacacacacacacacacacacacacacacacacacacacacacacacacacacacacacgcacacacacgcacacacacacacacattgtgtcaaGCCACATTTCTAATGCACTATTCCTCATACTGTTCAACTGAAATTCAACATGCATTCCATTCAAAGAGTTAGAAGCTCACTTACACCTCATTCTTTAGTTCGCTAATGAGTTAAG encodes:
- the LOC134468774 gene encoding echinoderm microtubule-associated protein-like 1, whose amino-acid sequence is MEDTHMEDLDQADAMTTGATRYHGDSLLLPPETDFMTDDHSSAASGMDVSERLTFLEQRVQQQEDEIQLLKLALADVLKRLNLSEETQADLMRKTTPSKATRPASLSLSGRPSTAPAKKSSSGSTNTLASSGGNRNRGSVSSVKDSPSTPSKPRTGSASSTTTPCKKLQDRKPAATGTGNRRVIHCKVTMQIYLSRLSKRTGSTEDIVTAAPVPSSHTEDPPPKSPPPKLTVVCDRIKPPPLKPSPQKSPAFPLPLYRASLGSSPCSPMETPPYKSPIKSPGQYFQICY